In the Wyeomyia smithii strain HCP4-BCI-WySm-NY-G18 chromosome 2, ASM2978416v1, whole genome shotgun sequence genome, one interval contains:
- the LOC129719992 gene encoding uncharacterized protein LOC129719992, with translation MAKTCAKCSDAISGIDFVTCRGYCGATFHMSTCAGVSRALLGYFTSHKKNLFWMWDNCAELFENSHFRMLSSNAGPLPQLNSLTNAICELRGEIKQLHTKPAAQFSPSLRNRWPAVDQHRPFKRPRESDAAPRSSDNCTAGSKRTLDNFVVAPVTNNTEEKFWLYISRIRPDFSTESMSTIAKAYLETDNDPVVVKLVPKDRDISRLTFVSFKIGVDPSLKAKALDPETWPEGTLFREFEDYKAQKFRVPLKTKKSTTPLLLSQASSPVTPMMGLS, from the coding sequence ATGGCTAAAACGTGTGCAAAATGCTCCGATGCTATTTCGGGCATTGATTTTGTTACCTGCCGTGGTTATTGCGGAGCGACATTTCACATGAGTACCTGTGCTGGCGTGTCACGCGCGCTGCTAGGGTACTTtacttcgcacaaaaaaaatctcttctGGATGTGGGACAATTGTGCCGAGTTGTTCGAGAATTCCCATTTTCGTATGCTGTCATCTAATGCTGGTCCATTGCCACAGCTGAACTCGCTAACTAACGCGATCTGTGAACTACGCGGCGAAATAAAACAACTACACACGAAACCGGCTGCCCAATTTTCGCCGTCTCTACGGAATCGTTGGCCAGCAGTAGATCAACACAGGCCCTTCAAGCGACCTCGAGAATCAGATGCAGCCCCACGATCTTCGGACAACTGCACTGCCGGTAGTAAGCGGACTCTGGATAACTTCGTCGTAGCACCCGTTACCAATAACACCGAAGAAAAATTCTGGTTGTACATATCTAGGATTCGACCTGATTTCTCTACGGAATCTATGTCAACTATAGCGAAAGCCTATCTCGAGACCGACAACGACCCCGTTGTTGTCAAACTTGTTCCGAAGGACAGGGATATTAGCAGGCTTACGTTCGTgtcttttaaaattggagttgaTCCATCCCTAAAGGCCAAGGCACTAGATCCAGAAACCTGGCCGGAGGGTACTCTCTTTCGCGAATTCGAGGATTATAAGGCACAAAAATTTCGCGTACcgctgaaaaccaaaaaatcaaCGACACCGCTATTGCTATCCCAGGCTTCGTCTCCAGTAACGCCCATGATGGGATTGAGCTAA